TTTTAAGCTTATTCCACCACTGCTGGCGTTGATAAGCATAATCAGCAATTGCCACTACAGAATAAAGCGCAACAACAGCCCCAAGAATTTTTAAGCTCAAAACTTTTACGTGAGGCAGCAGAGCCGCTAAATCCATAGAAACCATTACCTCAAGACTATCTTGCGAAGGCCACATCACCAAAACAATCAACAAAGTCACAATAGTTAGCTTAACAAGGCTCTTTAAAAAATTAACCAGCGACGTCATTGAAAACAAACGCTTAAACCCAGCAAGGGGTGAAATTTTAGAAAGCTTTGGTGTCATCGTCTCTGTTTGAAATAACAAACCATGCTGCACCACATTACCAGCAAGGGCCGCCACTATAAAAACAAGAAAAGGAAGAGAAATCGCTGCAAAAACAGCCCACATCACAGATGATAAAAAAACGCTCCCTCCTCGGCCATCCATAGAATAGGTATGAGCATTTTCTAAGTAAGATTTAAGCGTTTGAGCAAGATCAGAGCTCATACCGGTTGAAAAAATCAAAATAACCAATGTGGCAGCCGTTAGCATAAACCAGCTATTCACTTCTTGGCTTTTTACAACATTGCCCTTTTCAAAAGCGTCTTTCAGCTTTTTCTCACTGGGGTCTTCAGTTTTTTCACTTTCATCCGGTTCATCAGGCATAATCTTTAAAGTCCCCTATCTCATCAGGTTCACGATAGACGCTTCATAATAACTCAAATACCAATTCATCATCGCACTTAAGAGCAATACAAACAGCAAAGTCCCAATATAAATATTGGCCGGCATGGCAATAAAGAACACTTGAATTTGCGGAATTAGCCGCGACAAAATGCCAAGCCCTAAGAAGAAAACCAGACCAAAAACTATGAAGGGCGTTGATAACTGCACCCCAATTTTAAAAATGCTTGCGACAGTCAAAAGCGCAGCATCACTAAAAACCGCGATCTCAAAAGGCGCGCCCGGTGGGAACATCATATAGCTATCATACATCGCTGCGATAATCAGGTGATGCAAGTCCATAGCAAAAATCATCACGGTGCTTAACATCATGAGAAAGCTAGAAAAAACGGAATCTGAGCGCCCTGTAGTCGGGTCTGCCGTCATTGCAAAAGATAAACCAGCCTGAAAGGCAATCACATTACCAGCAACCTGAATTCCAGTAGATAAGATCTTGATAATTGCTCCAAAAGAAAAACCAATGATCATCTCTTTCATACTCGCCCCAATAAGGCCTGTTAAAGAGCTTGGCAACGGCGGAATTTTGCCAACAACAACCGGGTAAAGCACAAGGGTAAGCATCACAGCAAAAGCAAGTCGAGAGCGCATAGGAACACTCGCTTCACCAATACCCGGCAGCATCATAACCAAAGGCCCAATACGAGAAAAAATAAGAAACACCGCAAATGCAGTCGCAGGTAAATAATCAAGAGTAAAGTTCATTCAGCAAACGTCCCTCCTGTCACTTGCTAGCCTGACACCTGTTAACTTGTCAGCCACCTGCAATTTGGCTCATAACCCGTTCCATAAACGATCCTAGCGTTGCTGCCATATAAGGCATAGCAACCAGCATAGTCACAAAAATAGCAACAATTTTAGGAACGAAAACCAAAGTCATTTCTTGAATTTGAGTAAGAGCTTGAAAAAGCGCAATAATCACGCCAACCAAAAGACCAATGGCCATAG
The sequence above is a segment of the Hyphomicrobiales bacterium 4NK60-0047b genome. Coding sequences within it:
- the fliR gene encoding flagellar biosynthetic protein FliR gives rise to the protein MNFTLDYLPATAFAVFLIFSRIGPLVMMLPGIGEASVPMRSRLAFAVMLTLVLYPVVVGKIPPLPSSLTGLIGASMKEMIIGFSFGAIIKILSTGIQVAGNVIAFQAGLSFAMTADPTTGRSDSVFSSFLMMLSTVMIFAMDLHHLIIAAMYDSYMMFPPGAPFEIAVFSDAALLTVASIFKIGVQLSTPFIVFGLVFFLGLGILSRLIPQIQVFFIAMPANIYIGTLLFVLLLSAMMNWYLSYYEASIVNLMR
- the fliQ gene encoding flagellar biosynthesis protein FliQ; this translates as MTGAEVMDIGREAIIVLLKVSGPPMAIGLLVGVIIALFQALTQIQEMTLVFVPKIVAIFVTMLVAMPYMAATLGSFMERVMSQIAGG
- the flhB gene encoding flagellar biosynthesis protein FlhB; its protein translation is MPDEPDESEKTEDPSEKKLKDAFEKGNVVKSQEVNSWFMLTAATLVILIFSTGMSSDLAQTLKSYLENAHTYSMDGRGGSVFLSSVMWAVFAAISLPFLVFIVAALAGNVVQHGLLFQTETMTPKLSKISPLAGFKRLFSMTSLVNFLKSLVKLTIVTLLIVLVMWPSQDSLEVMVSMDLAALLPHVKVLSLKILGAVVALYSVVAIADYAYQRQQWWNKLKMTMQEVKDEYKQQEGDPIVKAKIRQIRMERGRKRMMAAVPEASVVITNPTHYAVALKYDKAMPAPICVAKGVDALALKIREIAEEHEIPRVENRPLARALHSVVEIDQEIPPEHYKAVAEVIGFVMRQKQR